A stretch of Polypterus senegalus isolate Bchr_013 chromosome 3, ASM1683550v1, whole genome shotgun sequence DNA encodes these proteins:
- the kcnf1b gene encoding potassium voltage-gated channel subfamily F member 1, which produces MRGAPKSRHSDGNVSEDSEDTEIVVNIGGVRQVLYGALLNRYPDTRLAELAKCSSGGYDSIFSLCDDYDPGRKEFYFDRDPDSFKCIIDVYYFGEIHMKKGICPICFQNEMEFWKIDISFLDECCKSSLSEKKDELQEIANKVQLILDDLGGDPTADRWQKCQKYIWKLMEKPDSSLPARVIAVLSFLFILISSVVMCVGTIPDLQIEDDEGNRVEHPTLDAIETTCIGWFTVEYILRLISSPNKLQFAMAFMNVIDVLAILPFYVSLTLTILGNTMMELTTVQQAVQALRIMRIARIFKLARHSSGLQTLTYALKRSFKELGLLLMYLAVGIFVFSALGYTMEQSHPETLFKSIPQSFWWAIITMTTVGYGDIYPKTTLGKCNAAISFLCGVIAIALPIHPIINNFVKYYNKQKVLETAAKHELDLMELHSQQAHALKGSSRRKSYKQGSDSEAGCSSNLRLAHSDTYIPLLSDTKQHRTRLQSCK; this is translated from the coding sequence atgaGGGGGGCGCCCAAAAGTAGACACTCGGACGGTAATGTTTCAGAGGACAGCGAAGACACGGAGATCGTAGTCAATATCGGAGGTGTGCGGCAGGTCTTGTACGGAGCTCTCCTGAACCGTTATCCGGACACCAGGCTGGCGGAGCTAGCCAAATGTTCCTCAGGTGGTTATGACTCGATATTCTCTCTCTGCGACGACTATGATCCGGGGAGAAAGGAATTTTACTTTGACCGAGACCCGGATTCTTTTAAGTGTATAATCGATGTATATTACTTTGGGGAAATCCATATGAAGAAAGGAATCTGTCCTATTTGTTTTCAGAATGAAATGGAGTTCTGGAAAATTGACATTAGCTTTTTAGACGAATGTTGCAAAAGCTCCCTGAGCGAGAAAAAGGACGAACTCCAAGAAATTGCGAACAAGGTCCAGCTAATTTTAGATGACCTCGGCGGGGATCCCACCGCTGACCGTTGgcagaaatgtcaaaaatatatCTGGAAGTTGATGGAAAAACCGGATTCTTCCCTTCCTGCCCGTGTTATtgctgttctttcttttctttttattctgatttCCTCTGTTGTGATGTGTGTAGGGACTATTCCGGACCTACAGATTGAGGACGATGAAGGTAACCGCGTGGAACACCCTACCCTGGATGCCATCGAGACCACCTGCATCGGTTGGTTCACGGTTGAGTACATTCTTAGGTTAATTTCATCCCCTAATAAACTTCAGTTTGCTATGGCGTTTATGAATGTTATCGACGTTCTGGCAATCCTTCCTTTTTATGTGAGTTTGACCCTCACGATTCTGGGGAACACAATGATGGAGCTGACAACCGTGCAGCAAGCAGTCCAGGCTCTGAGGATTATGCGAATTGCAAGGATTTTCAAGCTAGCGCGTCACTCGTCGGGACTCCAGACTCTCACATATGCATTGAAAAGGAGCTTTAAAGAACTTGGCCTTCTTTTGATGTACTTAGCAGTGGGCATATTTGTCTTTTCTGCTCTAGGATATACAATGGAACAGAGCCACCCAGAAACTCTTTTCAAGAGCATCCCTCAGTCATTTTGGTGGGCTATCATTACCATGACTACCGTGGGATACGGTGATATCTACCCAAAGACAACACTCGGAAAGTGCAACGCTGCCATCAGCTTCCTCTGCGGGGTGATTGCTATAGCACTTCCTATTCATCCCATCATTAATAACTTTGTTAAGTACTACAACAAGCAAAAAGTACTTGAGACAGCGGCCAAGCACGAACTGGATTTGATGGAACTGCACTCCCAACAGGCGCACGCGCTGAAGGGCTCGTCTAGACGCAAATCCTATAAGCAGGGCAGTGACTCAGAAGCAGGATGCAGCAGTAACCTCCGACTGGCGCATAGCGACACGTACATTCCGCTTCTGTCGGACACAAAGCAGCATAGAACGCGGCTGCAGAGCTGCAAGTGA